Genomic DNA from Caloenas nicobarica isolate bCalNic1 chromosome 18, bCalNic1.hap1, whole genome shotgun sequence:
GGGTCTCATGATGCCAGCGCCAGCACCCCGGGGATGCAGCCAGGATCCCCGGGcacccaggccagcacctcgGGGCTGGAGCCAGGACCCCTGGGCACCCAGGACAGcacccccctggggacacagccaggatcCCCGGGcacccaggccagcacctcgAGGCTGGAGCCAGGACCCCTGGGCACCCAGGCCAGcacccccctggggacacagccaggatcCCCGGGCACCCAGGCCAGCACCTTGGGGCTGGAGCCAGGACCCCTGGGCACCCAGGCCAGcacccccctggggacacagccaggatcCCCGGGCACCCAGGCCAGCACCCcactggggacacagccagAGGCCCCTGGCACCCAGGCCAGcacccccctggggacacagccaggggCCCCTGGcacccaggccagcacctcgGGCCTGGAGCCAGGATCACCGGGGACCCACACCACCACCCCAGGGATgcagcctgggtcccccggcTCCCAAGCCAACATCCCAGGGGATGCCCGAGAGCCGGCCGTGCCCTGGGGCTCCTTAGGCTCCACCAGCACCTCCGGCCATGAGGCGGAGATGCGGGAGGCTCTCTCCCAGGTTGGGCAGCTCGGccacctctgtgctgctctgaaggAGCAGGTGGAGCAGCTTAAAGAATCCAAAGCAGAACGTGCAGAGCTTGAGAACCTGCGCCGGCTCTTCCCAGAGGGAGGTGagagcactgggggggctggcggggttgTTTGGTGTGGGGAAACCCTGGGTCAGGGGCTCGTCATGCTCAGAGCCTGGCCCCAAGGGTGAGACCCCCTCACCGACAGCACATCCCCTTGGACCGTGTCCCTCTAGGCCAGGAGAGCATCACCAGCATCCTGGCCAACCTCCAGTGCCAGATGTCCTTCCTGCAAGACATGGCCAGGAACctcaaagaggaggaggaggagaaggtgagCCGGCAGCAGTCCCCGAGGGGCTGCGGGGATGCCAGtttgggcagggagggggcagccGAAGGGCCCCCGTGCCGGGATGACACAGGGGGCTGTGCCCTCACTGCCCCCACCGCCGTTCCCAGATCAGGAAGGTGGAGGATGCCCCCAGAAAGATGAGGGGGGCTGGAGCCGGCAGAAAAGCAGACGGCAGCGGCCAGATGACCCAACAGCTGCGGTAAAAGGATGGGAGAGGGTTTCCTACCCCGCAGGGCTGCGAGGGAGCCTGGGGTCTGGGAGCATCCCAGTTTGGGAGGCAAGGGACAACCCCACAAAGGCTAAGCCTGCCCGTGCCCCCGTCTCGCTGGCCAGGCCCAAGCGGCAGAAGGTAAAGGCAGAGCGGAAGGAGTTGGCGAAGCAGCAGGAGCCGACCCAGGCCGAACTGGAGCAGTTTGCGGCCGAGTATGTGAATAAGTTGGTGACGGAGACAGCAAagaagctgcaggcagaggtgcagGCAGAGGTGCAGGCAGAGGTGAGGTCCGGGGGCagcgctcccggccccgctggCTCAGGGGGAGTCCTGGCGGGGTCCCGGCCACCTCCCCTGGCTGGATGGGGCCATGGAGCCTCCACGGCACCTGGGCTGGTGGGCGGCATCCAGCCGGGCTCAGAGCTgattcctcctcccctgccagcagcGGGACGAGCCGAGGGCGACGGCACAGAgccaggggcaggagcaggcagggtgccCGGAGCACGCAGGGTGCCTCGTCTGCAACGTGGAcaccaggctgcagctggggaagtTCCTCCAGCGCTGCgagaagctggaggagcaggtggaGTCCCTATCCCAGAAGGCAGGCAGCAAGATGGAGAATTATCCAAAGTGGAGGAGACAGGTAAGGAGATGTGGTGTAGGGGGCTTGAGTTGCCAGGGCCCCCCAGGCATTTGTGCTTTGCTGTAACGTGGGGGAGCCCCTCACTGCCCCCTAATTGGCTTGTCGGAGTCAGCAGCACGGAAGGGAATTAAAGCCTTGGAGCCAATGTCCCGCTTGCACTGAGAGCCCGTGGCCACCAGCCAAAATACCCTGGGTCTGTCCCCATGGGGCAGCCACCGCCCTTGCTCAGCACCGCCTTGGCGTCTtagtccctgcagcaggacgAGCAGCTGAAGTGCGTCCAGGCCAGCATGGCG
This window encodes:
- the LOC135995987 gene encoding glutamine-rich protein 2-like; translated protein: METSSGAPGSGSPGMQAGTQGEPVTPVKLSGTPLDHTGSHDASASTPGMQPGSPGTQASTSGLEPGPLGTQDSTPLGTQPGSPGTQASTSRLEPGPLGTQASTPLGTQPGSPGTQASTLGLEPGPLGTQASTPLGTQPGSPGTQASTPLGTQPEAPGTQASTPLGTQPGAPGTQASTSGLEPGSPGTHTTTPGMQPGSPGSQANIPGDAREPAVPWGSLGSTSTSGHEAEMREALSQVGQLGHLCAALKEQVEQLKESKAERAELENLRRLFPEGGQESITSILANLQCQMSFLQDMARNLKEEEEEKIRKVEDAPRKMRGAGAGRKADGSGQMTQQLRPKRQKVKAERKELAKQQEPTQAELEQFAAEYVNKLVTETAKKLQAEVQAEVQAEQRDEPRATAQSQGQEQAGCPEHAGCLVCNVDTRLQLGKFLQRCEKLEEQVESLSQKAGSKMENYPKWRRQSLQQDEQLKCVQASMAQLQKDYEKFSSALANLLHDRQQDQNNIKALFQALERLKKQKADKEELLLLGINEKADKAALADKVSRSQFEASVERLNKMVEEVTSRVTGQEQEWHLFQQQLQTEMDSKLERRELGLFRKQLEERWKSLRGQLQEKAPQPERDNAAGIRKQLLAGFHCLSCDRPLNMLAPGPERPGECRYPTVPRSCGGPHTLTPPRFQPQPPSTPRRLPPVARRPNKQDAMQLSGQDGADGNRQDEQLSMMGGSQLSSRQTGTPDTTASRSLPSTPSSLRHRLEHRPASSLQHLLEHRPASSPGRLTLAPKLLPPVQPPRSESTP